From the Hyphomicrobiaceae bacterium genome, the window TGAGAACATGCAGCCCGGCAAAGCGCTTCTGAACCTGCGCACCGGCTACATTGTCCGTTCGCGCCGGCTCGGAACGCTCGGCCTTTACTGCGCGACCGGCGACAACAGCCCCGATCATTTCGCGCACATCCGACCCGGTGAAGGGAACTTCAAGCACTGCGTGGGTGTGGTCCTCGCCGGCAGCAACGTGAGGCGGAATGTGCCCAGCGCGTGCCAGCATAATGACAGCCACACCACTGCGTTCTGCGTAGGCCGCGGCCATGTTCTGCGTGCGCTCATCGCACACAACTACCCGTAACTTGCCAGGCGCTCTCGATAGACCGTCAGAATCGACGTTTTCAATAACCTCAAGACCGGTATCTTGCACCGCCCAAGCCAAGGCTGCTCTCACCGGGCCGGGTTCAAGCATGAATGCGGCAACACCGTCGAGCGCTTCGAGTTTCTCATCGGACTGAGCCTCACCGGACAGAGCAAGGGGAACCTCGAATGTGAAAGTCGCTCCATGACCGGGTTCACTTTCCAATCCCAACGTTCCGCCCATCGCATGCACAAGACGGCGGCAAATGGCTAGACCAATCCCCGTACCGCCATACCGGCGGGTCGTTGATTGCTCGGCCTGCTTGAAGGGCTCAAAAATTCCTTCCTGAGCGTCCTTGGCGATACCAACGCCGGTATCCGTCACCGAGAACCGCAACCGTGGCTCGGCGCCCGAGACAGGATCTACGCGCACAAGCACGCCACCATGCTCGGTGAATTTAATCGCGTTGCTGACCAGATTGGACAAGATCTGCATTAGACGGACCGGATCCCCCAGAACACTACGTGGCGCAGCAGGGCTGACATAGGCCGTTAGCTCCAACCCTTTTTCTCCCGCACGCTCTGCGAAAAGCCGGAGCACATCGTCGACAATTTCCTCAGGCCGGAGCGCAATGCTCTCCAATTCAAGGCGTCCGGATTCGATCTTGGAGAGATCCAGAATGTCGTTGATGACAGACAGAAGTGTTTTTCCCGACCGCACGATCACGTCGCACTGACGCTGCGCCCGGCCATCCAGATTGCCTTGCGCAAGAAGTTCCGCGGTGACAAGCATACCGTTCATGGGCGTGCGTATTTCATGGCTCATCGTTGCCAGAAATTCCGACTTCGCCCGGTTTGCAGCTTGGGCCTCCTCGACAGCCAAAGCAAGAGCGTGCGTGCGCTCCTCTACCTTGATTTCCAGCTGTTCCCTATGTCGGGCAAGCTCAACATCACGCTTCTTGATTTCGCGCATCATATCGTTGAACGCATCGACCAACTCGCCCGTCTCGTCCATGCTGGTCTTCAACACGACGCGCGAGAAATCCTTCGCATCCCGAACCTCGGCCATCGCGTGCGTCAGCTGCACGATAGGACCAGAAACCGACCG encodes:
- a CDS encoding ATP-binding protein — translated: MFSKNWHKQSISNKLTAVVLFAVIPSMVLASGIGAWREAKHQLQARAAELRGVAAALAATASEPLAAGDTRMLANALKGIGEIPNIKHVSVRDISGKVSFQFGNGVLIGQIRTADRSLFNLSTLPVQATIRNGGRTIGRLFMIADISAVYETLTRTLFAGLITGLLAIVTGLIASMRAQRSVSGPIVQLTHAMAEVRDAKDFSRVVLKTSMDETGELVDAFNDMMREIKKRDVELARHREQLEIKVEERTHALALAVEEAQAANRAKSEFLATMSHEIRTPMNGMLVTAELLAQGNLDGRAQRQCDVIVRSGKTLLSVINDILDLSKIESGRLELESIALRPEEIVDDVLRLFAERAGEKGLELTAYVSPAAPRSVLGDPVRLMQILSNLVSNAIKFTEHGGVLVRVDPVSGAEPRLRFSVTDTGVGIAKDAQEGIFEPFKQAEQSTTRRYGGTGIGLAICRRLVHAMGGTLGLESEPGHGATFTFEVPLALSGEAQSDEKLEALDGVAAFMLEPGPVRAALAWAVQDTGLEVIENVDSDGLSRAPGKLRVVVCDERTQNMAAAYAERSGVAVIMLARAGHIPPHVAAGEDHTHAVLEVPFTGSDVREMIGAVVAGRAVKAERSEPARTDNVAGAQVQKRFAGLHVLTADDSAINQEVLAEALNRLGVKVTGVSDGHAALNAYRQQRFDLVFMDGSMPVLNGFDATRAIRKFEQEQGLPQVPVVGLSAHAFGPEMGQWRECGMTEFIIKPFKLAEISTCLERLCPRSAPETTGSAHTQVAVAQADEGCEQDRVLIDSTVLQSICEIQMPGDDLIGRIAELFELHAPDLLEKLADQALEPSDTDGLASAAHALKSLCRNVGAVPLGDLCGTIESEARAGIALSEANVAALRDLLPKTVAELHVEVKRLGGGRARSATSSGSASAA